CTTCTATTTGCTAATTGGCTTAGCGTTTGTCAATGATTTCGTCCACTGGTAAGCGATAGCTTGGCTCTACTTTTTCAGCCGCATAGCCAACCGTAATCAAGACTTCCGGACGGAAGCGCTCTTCGATGTCCAATACTTCATTGATTTTTGATTTATCAAATCCCAAGATAATATTGGTTCCAATGCCTTGGTCCGTCAAAGCAAGTACCAAGTTCATCGCCACAAGACCGGCATTCAAAGCCAAGTAATCACTTGTTTGTTGGACATCATAGCGCGCAAATTCAGCAGGAAGATTTTGCATAAAGTATTGCAATTGCTCATCTGTGAAGTTTTTAACTCCACCGACACGCGCAATCTTGCGAGCCCGTTTTTGCAAATCAGTATCTGTAAAGAGGGCGATGGTCACAGGTGCTTCCATGACTTGATCGTAGTTTGCACCATAGGCTAATTTTGCCAATTCAGCATTTTTTTGACGAACGACCACAAATTTCCAAGGCTGGCTATTGTGGGCACTAGGGGCCAAGGTTGCGATCTCAATAGCGGTCCGTACATCCTTTGGATCGACCGGTTGGTCAGTGAAATGCTTGATCGCATGGCGTTTTTTATTGAGCTCTAGAAATTTCATAAGCTTCTTCCTTTTCTATTTCTGTTACCTCTATTTTAACACAAAATGAAAGAGCTTGCAGGGTTTTACAGCCTAAGATTGTGAAAAAAGAAGCGGACATTTTGAAGATCCGCTTCTTTGTTATAGGTTGAATACACAAGAGATCCACCTATGATTCATTGGAAAGATTGAAATAGGCAGCTACTTCTTTGGCATAACCGTATTTCTCAATTAAGCCAGTTAGCAGATCGATGTTATGACCCCGATAGTTATCCTCGCGTCTCAATTCTTCGTACATCTCAATAAAAGGAAGACCTTTGTCCTTAGCATCTTGGAGCTCTGCTTCATAGTCATAGGCCACCTTACGAAATTGCAGGTTGGTCACTCCATCTTCTTCGACATCGATCAGAGCATATTGAGCTCTGTGGTTTTGAATTGGTCCCCAGTCGAAATAAGGCATGCCAATAGTCCCTGGATTAAGGATCTGCTGGCCCTGACTGCCATAGCGAAGCAACTGCTTGTGGACATGCCCGTAGATCGCCATATCCGTCTGATCATCCAGCAG
Above is a window of Streptococcus sp. LPB0220 DNA encoding:
- a CDS encoding nitroreductase family protein, coding for MKFLELNKKRHAIKHFTDQPVDPKDVRTAIEIATLAPSAHNSQPWKFVVVRQKNAELAKLAYGANYDQVMEAPVTIALFTDTDLQKRARKIARVGGVKNFTDEQLQYFMQNLPAEFARYDVQQTSDYLALNAGLVAMNLVLALTDQGIGTNIILGFDKSKINEVLDIEERFRPEVLITVGYAAEKVEPSYRLPVDEIIDKR